DNA sequence from the Diorhabda sublineata isolate icDioSubl1.1 chromosome 6, icDioSubl1.1, whole genome shotgun sequence genome:
AGCAAAGATAAGATTGAAGATAATATGCCCAGATGATCTCCCACAATAAATACTCTCAGAATACCGTCAATGGATGGTTTCTGACTCACTTTAGTGACTTATGGACAAATTACTTACTACTCTGCTCATATAATAGATTGTAAATGTGCTGTATGTTAAGAAAATTCGAGTTTGAATCTCATGATTAAATTCTATTTACAAATTCTAACTAAATACACAGCAATAATGGTTATTTCATTGCATCGAGTTTCAAAttgacaatattttattattcttgaCTTAAAATAGATTAAGACGTAGGTCGAAgttatcaattataaatatacaattCTTCTACAatactaaatataaaatataatgaataaacacTTGAGATTAAGAGATACGGAGCTTGTTGCTAAGTGGTGAAGTGGCACTTGAGATAATTAAAGGTATAAGTTCGATCCAAAAAAATAGATCACATATAGTCGAcaagaagataaaaaatgaagtgGTTTGGAACTCTATTTATTGCCGTCGCTGTCGGTAAGTGGAATTCGTTTTCTTTTCCTTCGAATACGCGAAGATTCATATTCCCGAATGAATTCGTACTTACACACAAATTTGCTACAGATGGATcatttgaaatgaaacattcgagatgttttttttttatttctgttaggtttacatgaaaatatgaatgaaaatccGTTAATATTAGTGAAAGGTTGTAATTAGAtactttttaaattcaaatacgtacactaaatagaaaaaagtaactattttttgaaatcagtACAATAATTCTGATTGGTCAATAGAAATAGCTTTTTACTGTCTAAGCACTGGAGTAACTGAAATATCATCCACTTCATGTTCAAAAGCAGTCAATTACACGTCAACTAGCTTGCAACCTCAACATTACGAATAATTATTCGGCTATGTAACTAATAACTATTTTGCTCGcctcaattctaaataattttgaatctgGGCGGTTTAGAAACAGTTGTTTATgtaacaagtgagtaaagtaatactttttgtCAGTAGATCGGTTTGACAATTCCTACgagtaaaaaaaagttactttactcatatagagtttcatacaaaaatttttttacgtccttagacttaaaaaaattcaacaaaacttttatcaatttttattttgtaatagtaatattaaaagtacaactatGAGCACTATTACTTCGAAGTAAGGAAGGCGTTACATTATTATTGGTTTTTGAATTGGCAatatttaacgagttcaaagaagaaataacgtcgatagttgtattagtacttattggattgttggtaggatcgtgaacatttacaatgttacATGAAGTCAaactagttgttcccgttaaaattttcactgcgggatccattttgttttttattgagtcgtctacgtaaccctccgcaactgtgttggatttccacccaccgtacttctttagttgaattatatcaccaccagAATCCACCAATAGACacttttggattaggtaaattcaaatatgttgctatagagcgagggaatttttgaaaagatatttAAGCCTACAACTTGGGTTTTACATTTTCCATCTTTAtattgcaaaaagaaatgatctgttttcACATATAagggtcgttggtttttatattttttatgaatgcttaccaagtttaatctattgtcagatatttcaccaataacagttaATCAACGTTGAACAtaagtttttgtatcaggtactgtgataattaaaacatttccagtattattaatatcgttatactttattttttataattcctcCCTCTGcagagctcctgcgattccgaCTATTAAAGCAAtctgaaagatgttacaaataatatctaagcttacattaaatttattttgctgTCATACtttatgcatgagataatgatcgtctggagcttgtaacagaaaattattaatttcttcacaggtaaatgttttgaattttttggttctgtagccaactgatttatttttcaaatatgtaatGAGTTTctagtatttactgatgtctacgtcgttatttaccattagggtgccttttagttttgaataaatcgaccaaagtgttgaagacttccacattttggatttactttcaaagtaagctagtaacacttTTTCTATGAAGCTGcttatgccttttttagtacgccactccataaaagtattatattcctttaaatactgttccctggatttcttcactattactctcctTCACTTATAATAATACcacactccttttaattagacacaaaacggattttcttgaacaaatatcatgaaatcaaagtgtgacagtttatcgaaggaacgaattgacatgagaaagaaagcgttCTTAGCCCACAAGTTTGatgaaacaattttataattgagtTAGAACTACTAAGGTACTTTTTTTCACGTTctttgaccgattcagaaattggATTATTCATAAATGTAAATGAGTGAAAATCAACGTAGATGTTATAACGGAcgtgggaaaaaaaatataaaatgtatcgCGGCATTAAAGTATCTTTTTGTCACTCGTCTAGTAGTTCTTATGAGTTGAATAAATCAATTCACAAgtttgtaaaaaataacaatttaagttacttttggtttcaataatctgactagcTGACTCCACTAATATCAAACTATTAAGTGTAGTGTACAAATTGCCGTAAATACTAAATCTCATCGCATAAAAATTAACTAATAATTATGAAATCAGTAGATAAGATCAATATGATCATTTATaatcctatatatatatatatatatatatataagataaaaataataattgaagatGAGGTTAAAGTTTATAATCTACAAAACTGACATAAATACGACATATGAGCATTTCATTGATGATGACAAAATTAATGAGGTTATAAATCATATTCATAAATAAAGGACActttgaatcacttaactatatgATTAACAGATCTTAAGGGATGAGGTTGCTTCTCATAAGGAGCGGAGAGATAATTCATGGCAAGAAGTATGTTTGCAGTGCCTTGTTATATAAGTAACTATTCTTACCTGAATATATCTTATAAAACTTATGATGAAGTATCCAAATCACAACCAAAATACCAGAAATGCAGTTGCATTTTTAAGAAGTGGGACTAACCCAAATCATCCTAAGACCGGCTGACCGTAATTAATAATGAGAAATTCTTGGACGTTAAGCAGAGtgttgtacaaaattttttttcttctatttagaAATTAGGAAAAATATCTATCAAGAAAATTAGACACTTTCATATCAATCCAACTTGACATCAAATACCGCTTGACATTATGCGAGACGACGTACAAGAAATTACATTCAATTTATTGTAAGGTCAATAAATTACATAGATAAATACtgcattttatataatatttgtgTGCATCACTAGCATTAATTATAACTTCTGATACTTTGCTTTCGGAGTGTGATAAACAGAAAAGAGTTTTAATCAAAATCCTAACCTCGAATCTCATATATTGTGCCTAGCTCAACAATGAGAATATATCTAAGATTTacgaaagtcagctgatctgTTGGGCATAAatagtgcgagatcttgcatgaaacaatcagatcAACTTTATATTGTGTCTTGCATTgcgttgcacgttgtattgcatcatatCATGCGGCTTTGACAGAAAGTATTATCAAACATACAACAGCACTGCATcacatcaatttaaaaaaaaattagtctaCTACTAGTCAAACTAGTCAACTACATGATGTTAGTGTAGGATCCATCTataacataatatttataattacaaaaattatctgATGAATACGATAGTAGAATTGAATTTGATAGATACATACTctcatttctcatattttttgagATGCTCAAGTTTGTTTATAATAAGCTCTCAGAAAGCATAGACCCAGAGCATGAAACTAATATCTTCactgtaaaatatatattgaagatTATTTCCAATCTTTCTTGCTGGACTCGTATTAAATAAAGATGGGTATtgtctataacaaaattttctcagtcCAGCTCTGTGGTgaataaaattgagtttttttcataaaattttagtaagcttgaaatttttaattctgCAAATTTCGTGCACTTGCAAAGGACTAACTacaggtattttttcaatatttctgttacaCTATACGGGGGTGGAATTAGCAGCCcttacttcattttatataaaaattataacttaaaatactgttttatttaaaaatattttttattctcaattttttttccaaaaccaatGGTTGCATAGAAAAAACCCATCTAATTTTCATACAAGCATTCACCTCCTCATTTTAttgcatgaatttagaaacaccctgtatgttcTAGTCAAGAAAAACAgacttgtaaaaattttttttgcctCCGGCATGTAAGAATCCCGACTTGATTGagtattttattgattttaagaAGTTACCTGGAAAACCACGGAAATGTGTGTGTTTTATAAACAGGTAAAACTCAACCTTTATTCAGTAGGAAGCTGAATATAAGTTTGGACAGAGAagctatttttttatcaaaaatagagaaTCTTCTAGAAAGGATATCATCGAGAAAAggtttctaaattatatataagCTAAGATGAAAAATTCTTCCATAGCCAGATCTAGTCATATCGGAGACAAATTTTtagttgtagaaaaaatttcttacgcacacttttgtcaaaaataaatagatttgcCCATATGTATCAAAGAAAATGATTCGCTGAAACTCTCCATCCATGCATAGGGTATTTTTTCCTGAAAGTCGTCATTCGCAGTTTCTTTGAAGATGTTAATTATAAGGTTTACTGATCTAGACCTGGGCAGTAAAAGGTTGCCGACAGTGATCATAACCATTGCAGTTTACGTTGATTAGGACAATACTGACAGAGAAATACACGAGAATATTGAAATCGCATGAATATCATAAGgtgatgaaaaatataaaggaaaTCGGCAACTGTGGCGACTGGTTAAGTTAAGAGAAAGTAAGCATGAAACTAATAGAACgtgttaaatattatttggagCTCTACAAAAGGAAGTATTAGCTCACTTAATTCCGATAATGTTAGCAGTATTATTTAGAACAGCATTTCTTCTCACTTGAAGATTATACTGTACAACTGTCCTTGTTagattcattcaaaaaattaatttttttgagttttgaatAACGTTATAGGAATAATTCATTTAACTGTAGTTACTACTGTGAAGTCAATGATGGAAAAggtgaaattttgaatagaCTTCAAGTTTGTGCCTTGTGAAACACGCGCATAGATAAAAAACGATAAATGTTATGAACAATTTACAATTGAAGCAGTTGCAATCACTGTAGAAAAACCTACTACCAACTACTACTATTAACTATTAAAAaccttttgaatttttttcatttagcatataatattatatattgttgCAGTGACCGTCGTCTCGGCCCAAGACCTCACACCAATGCCTGGCGGTAAGAGTGGAGACGGTGTGACCACCAGATACTGGGATTGCTGTGCTCCATCTTGTGCTTGGGATCAAATAATCAAGACAAAAAACGGAATTCCAGTTCAAACTTGTCAAGCCGATGGTGTAACTCCAAGCACAAAAGAAAATAACGGACATTCAGGATGTGAAGTAGGAGGAAATGCCTACACCTGCGTCAATCAATCTCCCAAGACCATTAACGATACCCTTTCTTACGTGTTTGTTGCAGCTTCGTTCGAGGGTGGTGCTGACTACGACGATTGTTGTATCTGTTTAGTTATGGACTTTAAAGGAGAATTAGCAGGAAAACGTATGTTAGCTCAGGTAACAAATACTGGAGCAGAACTTAACCAAAATCACTTCGATATCCTCATTCCTGGAGGTGGTGTAGGTTACTTTACCCTTGGTTGTCAGACACAATTTAACGCACCTGAAAACGGTTGGGGTGAGAGATACGGTGGTGTACAGACTATCGAAGGATGTAACGATCTTCCTGAATTGTTACAAGAAGGATGTAGATGGAGATTTAATTGGATGAATGGAGTTTCCAATCCTGACGTATCATTCTATCAAATCAAATGTCCAGATTATTTCGTAGGTGTTAGTAAATGTGGAGATCtttaatagaataaatttttattgatttatttgtttttttttatacctACTTAGGTCTATTAGCGAAGTCTCTATCCCAAGTTTATGTAAGCTTTTTCGGAGTTTTTGTTAATTCAACATTCCATTCCATTCATTCGAAACTGATTGTATGATTGGTGtcatgaaatataatatgttgTTTTGACAACCTAATGGAATTTGAAGCCCAcgatgtagaaaaaaattgagagatCTCATCATCAAAATTACGTTGATTATCTCATCAATCCTGATAGGAACTATTAGTATCTGTAAATCATATAGTTATGTAATGTCTTATGTTAATGTAACtgtgaaaaatcatattttccttGTCTAACGGATATTTCTAGTTATTAATGTATATGTTAAGGCTTATAACTTGAAGCAAGTTGTACCCTGACCACTCCTAATGGGAACCAACCTCGTAGATAAGTGATTCCATGTGTCCCTTAGAAACCGGAAGTTTCATTAACATTACTTACTTTAATTTCATATTGATGTGAGTCTAAAGACCATAAATATCTACTTGTATAATTCGTTATAGCTTTTGTATAGAGTAGGATTTGGTATTTAAGACGGCTTGTACACAGATACTGGTTTCTTAATAGTTTGAGATTCATCAAATTCAGTAATCGaattattgaaaccaagtttaattaattattttttttgcgtTATAAATAGATCTTACAAAGTTTggattgagttatttaattcgTTAACTAATATAagctataaaattttattaggataatataataatataataataataataataataataataataataataataataataataataatactctTTCTACGAACtgttattatattaaaaataacatataaGACAAAGTGAAATACAAACAACAAGCAACATCTTTCACCATAAAACAAATGCCGATGTTAAGTGTCACTAATAAGATCGAAGAGAGAAATGGAGGAGGAGAAGCAAGAAAGTTTGACtcataaataaattggaaaaaaaagaaattctaaGATTGTACAAAAAATAAGGTTCCCAACGGGCGGCGGATGCTAGGAACGATGTTTGGCGAGACTGCCAAGAGCACTCAAAATCAGAGCGGATGAAATGATTATATAACTAGAAATTTTATATGTActagaaatatgaataataacaaaaaataataaacttgaaataaaagaaGCCTGAAATAACATAAATAGTTCGAGCTTAAAAAGCAAGATGGTATATGAAAGTAGATATTTCATTGTGTCCAGTCGACAAATACATTTACACAGGTGTTAGCAGCATCACTGGTCATTGTTACGAGGGTAGCGTGATCAAAGACTTCCCGTATCACATAGAATATGAGATGcctacaaatttaaaaataaatcggtGGCCTTTATTTTGATTTGACGAGCAGGTATCACTTTCTTAATTTCTTCTCAGCATTAATCCACGGCACACGTCATGCCCTCCACATCCACGGTATACTGACTATCCTCCGTGAAACCTGCTGCAAAATGGACGCAAAAGCTGTCAAATTGTATTTGATGTGGCAACTTAATCACTGTTTCAGTTTCATTATTCCATTTCACGCGCGACTCCATTTTAAGCGCGCACGCAGCGAATGCACTGTCCGTACGCCTCTGTAGCCAGGAGGAAAATGATAAGCCTCTGTATTGATGTTGATGCAAAGAACATACCAAAAAGAAGGTCAACTTGTATGTAAATCTCGGCAACAAAAATTTAGTTCTGCCATCTACCAATCGTGACGCttgtgtaataaaaatgtgtcattactgtcaatgtcaatatgtCATTCGTCATCAATTTCGAAATTCCCGCTACATTTTCTTCAGATTTCGGTACACAGGTAGGTCATATTGTCAgaaatgtaatttataattatgattaCTTGTTGAAATCTGTTTGAATGGAGAATACATATTTCTCAGCACACATTCagattgtaattttatattaatgagAATTTGTTTTGGAGCCAGGTAGAGAGCATGGACCCTAGACAACGAATGATCTTATtggaaataactgaaaaataacaGCTACGTAttcttttctgtattttttcatttccatattTCAGGAAGGATTTGaaggtaataaataaaattttttttcgattttccaaaTACTTTCCAAGTGTGTGTTCGAAATgggaaaaattttgtaaaattcaatgcTCAACACCAAATGATCGcttgtgtatatatatatatatatatatatatatatatatatatatatatattatatatacaggcAATTTACCTAAAGAAGAGCCATTGGAGTTTTCAAGTGAATCTACTGATTCCATTGTTACAGAGGAAATTAGTAGTTTTGACAaagaaaaattgagtttttttactGTAGCTGAAATTATCAAGAATAATTTAACACCTCGAGTAATGGCCATGTATCAAGTTCATCAGAATACATTAgccaaaataacaaaattgaaaacagTCTAAAGAATAGCAAAGAGCAGTTAAAGACATTGCAGAAGATGTGTGAAAGTGGAACATTTGAGTGTATTCAAGAATGTTTGAATAATCTAACGAAAGAATTCATTTATTCACAGTTGAGAAATATTCGTAGACAAGGTAGAGGAAAACGATGAACTATACAGGACAAAACTTTTGTTCTCTCTAAGTACAAGAGAAATCCTAGGTTGTATAgg
Encoded proteins:
- the LOC130445201 gene encoding endoglucanase-like, coding for MKWFGTLFIAVAVVTVVSAQDLTPMPGGKSGDGVTTRYWDCCAPSCAWDQIIKTKNGIPVQTCQADGVTPSTKENNGHSGCEVGGNAYTCVNQSPKTINDTLSYVFVAASFEGGADYDDCCICLVMDFKGELAGKRMLAQVTNTGAELNQNHFDILIPGGGVGYFTLGCQTQFNAPENGWGERYGGVQTIEGCNDLPELLQEGCRWRFNWMNGVSNPDVSFYQIKCPDYFVGVSKCGDL